From Candidatus Manganitrophus morganii, the proteins below share one genomic window:
- a CDS encoding HIT family protein, whose amino-acid sequence MSKVERSHCGFCKIIRGEVPSHPVFEDEVSFAFLDHRPLFAGHLLLAPKVHYPTLVDLPAALLAPLFGSAQLLARVVEEGMTAEGSFIAINNRVSQSVPHLHIHVVPRRKGDGLKGFFWPRHAYKNNDEIAQVQQTLRAAIDRIRSAGAV is encoded by the coding sequence GTGTCCAAGGTTGAACGTTCTCATTGCGGTTTCTGCAAAATCATCCGGGGAGAGGTCCCAAGCCATCCCGTTTTTGAGGATGAGGTCTCTTTCGCCTTCCTCGATCATCGGCCCCTCTTCGCAGGGCATCTCCTGCTTGCGCCCAAGGTCCATTATCCGACGCTGGTCGATCTTCCGGCCGCTCTGCTTGCGCCGCTCTTCGGCAGCGCGCAGTTGCTGGCCCGTGTGGTGGAGGAGGGGATGACGGCCGAGGGGAGCTTCATTGCGATCAACAACCGTGTCAGCCAGAGTGTCCCGCATCTTCACATCCATGTGGTCCCCCGGCGAAAAGGGGATGGCCTGAAAGGGTTCTTTTGGCCGCGCCACGCCTACAAGAACAACGATGAGATCGCCCAGGTCCAGCAAACCCTCCGGGCGGCGATCGACCGAATCCGATCGGCGGGTGCGGTCTAG
- a CDS encoding TerC family protein, whose protein sequence is MWPWILFNLFVLAMLALDLGVFHRKAHVVRLKEALGWSVVWIGLALLFNLLIYSWLGPETALQFLAGYIIEKSLSVDNLFVFLLIFSYFSVPSVYQHKILFWGILGALIMRAIFIAAGITLIEKFHWMIYLFGGFLIITGIKMAFQKDKELHPEANPVLRLFRRFVPVTDQYHNDHFFVLKEGKRWATPLFVVLLLIETTDVIFAVDSIPAILAVTRDPFIVYTSNVFAILGLRALYFALAGIMQLFHYLHYGLSLILVFVGTKMLISDIYKVPIGIALAVIAGILIVSVVASILRPRPEAVPTPPPGQPEEQGGHH, encoded by the coding sequence ATGTGGCCATGGATTCTTTTCAATCTTTTCGTTCTTGCCATGTTGGCTTTGGACCTCGGTGTGTTTCATCGAAAGGCCCATGTGGTTCGCCTCAAAGAGGCGCTGGGGTGGAGCGTGGTCTGGATCGGCCTGGCGCTCCTCTTCAACCTGCTCATTTATTCCTGGCTCGGTCCGGAGACGGCCCTCCAGTTTTTAGCCGGTTATATCATTGAAAAGTCGCTGAGCGTCGATAACCTCTTCGTTTTCCTGCTGATCTTTTCCTATTTCTCCGTCCCCTCGGTCTACCAGCACAAAATCCTATTTTGGGGGATTCTCGGCGCCCTGATCATGCGCGCCATCTTTATTGCCGCCGGGATTACGCTGATTGAAAAGTTCCATTGGATGATTTATCTCTTCGGCGGTTTTCTGATTATCACCGGCATCAAGATGGCCTTTCAAAAGGACAAAGAGCTTCACCCGGAAGCGAACCCGGTCCTCCGGCTCTTCCGCCGGTTCGTCCCGGTCACCGACCAATATCACAACGACCATTTTTTTGTTCTAAAAGAGGGAAAGCGTTGGGCCACCCCCTTGTTCGTCGTCCTTCTTCTGATTGAGACGACCGATGTGATCTTCGCCGTCGATTCGATTCCCGCCATCCTGGCGGTGACGCGGGATCCTTTTATTGTCTACACCTCGAACGTCTTCGCCATTTTGGGACTGCGCGCTCTCTACTTTGCGCTGGCCGGCATCATGCAGCTCTTCCATTATCTGCATTATGGTCTCTCTCTCATCCTTGTTTTTGTCGGGACGAAGATGCTGATCTCCGACATTTACAAGGTCCCGATCGGCATCGCGCTTGCGGTGATCGCCGGAATTCTCATCGTTTCCGTCGTTGCGTCGATTCTCCGGCCCCGACCGGAGGCGGTACCTACCCCTCCACCCGGCCAGCCCGAGGAGCAGGGCGGCCACCATTGA
- a CDS encoding universal stress protein, translating into MMTPRRILVATDFSECSKDAIDSAARLAACFSAELFLLHVFEPPFYTLEGREARIHPEVDRWVRELREKESKKLDGEVEAVKRQGVNVRPYFKEGSPLVEILKVAEEIGADLVVLGTHGRTGMDRFVMGSVAERVTRKAPCSVLIIREKHPGGG; encoded by the coding sequence ATGATGACGCCCCGCCGTATCTTGGTGGCCACCGATTTTTCAGAGTGTTCAAAAGACGCGATCGACTCTGCCGCGCGTCTGGCAGCGTGCTTCTCGGCAGAGCTTTTTCTGCTTCATGTGTTTGAGCCGCCGTTTTATACGCTGGAAGGAAGGGAGGCCCGCATTCATCCGGAGGTCGACCGTTGGGTTCGGGAATTGAGGGAAAAGGAATCGAAAAAACTGGACGGAGAGGTGGAAGCGGTGAAACGCCAAGGGGTCAATGTCCGCCCCTATTTTAAGGAAGGGTCGCCGCTGGTCGAGATCCTGAAAGTCGCGGAAGAGATCGGGGCCGATCTCGTCGTCCTCGGAACCCATGGACGGACAGGGATGGACCGTTTCGTCATGGGGAGCGTGGCGGAGCGGGTGACGCGGAAGGCCCCCTGCTCCGTCCTGATCATCCGGGAGAAACATCCGGGCGGCGGCTAG
- a CDS encoding sigma-54 dependent transcriptional regulator codes for MRRNESASARMLAVDDDAVACQLLVEILSEEGYTVESASGGREAVDRLEKASYDLIITDLKMPGLDGLEVLRRYKEQSPETLVILVTAFGSMESAIEAMKAGAFDYVSKPFREDEIKIVVRRALNQRRLKKENEQYRQEFVRTYGLDQIVGHSRPMTEVYKTVAMITGQNSTVLIQGESGTGKELIARAIHYNGPRAGRPFVVVNCAALPEPLLESEMFGHVRGAFTGAVVSKKGLFEEAEGGTLFLDEVGEMSLSLQAKLLRALQEREVRRVGANDPIRVDVRIVAATNQPLDVRVKEGRFREDLLYRFRVVTIALPPLRERKEDIPLLADYFLKQYAAETKKTDLSFHPQTIEAMCRYDWPGNVRELQHAIEQAVVLTTGRIILADDLPLSIRDVAVTGEALPPFPLMSLDELQRRYLIRVLREISNRTEAARILGVDRRTLYRMARRYGIPLADERGEASPSSE; via the coding sequence ATGAGACGAAATGAATCCGCTTCCGCCCGAATGTTGGCCGTGGACGACGACGCCGTCGCCTGCCAGCTGCTGGTCGAGATTTTATCGGAAGAGGGATACACCGTCGAATCGGCCTCCGGGGGCCGGGAGGCGGTCGACCGTCTGGAGAAAGCATCTTACGACCTGATCATCACCGACCTGAAGATGCCCGGCCTGGACGGTCTGGAAGTCCTGCGCCGTTATAAAGAGCAGAGCCCGGAGACACTGGTGATTTTAGTGACCGCCTTCGGATCGATGGAATCGGCGATCGAGGCGATGAAGGCGGGCGCTTTCGACTATGTCAGCAAGCCGTTTCGGGAAGACGAGATCAAGATCGTCGTCCGGCGCGCCCTCAATCAACGCCGTCTGAAAAAAGAAAACGAGCAATACCGGCAGGAGTTCGTCCGGACCTACGGCCTCGATCAGATCGTCGGCCACAGCCGGCCGATGACCGAGGTCTACAAGACGGTTGCGATGATCACCGGCCAGAACAGCACCGTTCTTATCCAGGGGGAGAGCGGGACCGGAAAAGAGCTGATCGCGCGGGCGATCCATTACAACGGCCCCCGCGCGGGGAGGCCGTTCGTCGTGGTGAACTGCGCCGCCCTCCCGGAGCCGCTCCTCGAGAGCGAGATGTTCGGTCATGTGCGGGGGGCTTTTACCGGGGCGGTCGTGAGCAAAAAGGGGCTCTTCGAAGAGGCGGAGGGGGGAACCCTCTTTCTCGATGAGGTCGGAGAGATGAGCCTTTCACTTCAGGCCAAGCTGCTGCGGGCGCTTCAGGAGCGGGAGGTCCGGCGGGTCGGCGCCAACGATCCGATCCGGGTCGATGTCCGAATCGTCGCGGCGACCAACCAGCCGCTCGATGTGAGGGTGAAAGAAGGCCGGTTCCGGGAAGATCTTCTCTATCGCTTCCGCGTCGTCACGATTGCCCTTCCCCCTTTGAGGGAGCGGAAAGAGGATATCCCCTTGTTGGCCGACTATTTCTTGAAACAATATGCCGCCGAGACAAAAAAAACCGATCTCTCTTTTCATCCCCAGACAATTGAGGCGATGTGCCGGTACGACTGGCCGGGAAACGTCCGGGAGCTGCAACATGCAATCGAACAGGCGGTGGTCTTGACGACCGGCCGCATCATCCTTGCGGACGACCTTCCTCTGTCGATTCGGGATGTGGCGGTTACGGGAGAGGCGCTTCCTCCCTTTCCGCTCATGTCGCTCGATGAGTTGCAGCGGCGTTATCTGATCCGGGTTCTTCGTGAAATCTCGAACCGAACCGAAGCGGCGCGGATCTTGGGGGTCGACCGAAGGACCCTCTACCGAATGGCGCGACGGTACGGCATTCCTCTTGCGGACGAACGGGGCGAAGCGTCCCCCTCGTCCGAATAA
- a CDS encoding ATP-binding protein, whose translation MIHLSRWNIGLQTKITLYVIGIVVSVLLIAITASRLVIERQARLLLREEYITLVRQIGAGIGTLGELRDRPVLEEELAKLREIDPEILLIEIFDLATGAPQLMAGSGTAVSGLSPLPAESEIEMIRRGDPVAHLAELRGQLFWEIQAPVRIGTQVSGLVLAQISMTRFEALVARDRLHAFLVTGAVAAVILIFLVWYLRQRIGRPIGSLVAEMARVEAGDLERQVSIESQDEIGALAAQFNRMLLRLREGTEAVRQLNESLQGRIERATAEVNRRYEELVRVNRRLSEMQLRLADSERLAAAGQMAAALAHKIGTPLHSTLGHLQRLKRDTSTEKREERLKIIESQLERMVQSIQEVLEKVRKPAPRMAPVEINPLLQGLLDLVMPGLSFRGIEMRTSFEERLPATLGDNGELQEAFLNLLTNAMDAMPNGGLLRLETRSNDGTIRVTIADTGVGIAEADLEKIFEPFFSTKERGKGTGLGLSICRNIIRAHGGEIEAESRRGAGTTLIITLPVRDHETK comes from the coding sequence ATGATCCATTTGTCCCGATGGAACATCGGTCTTCAGACGAAGATTACCCTTTATGTGATCGGGATCGTCGTCTCGGTCCTTTTGATCGCAATCACCGCTTCCCGGCTGGTTATCGAGCGGCAAGCCCGCTTACTCCTCCGGGAAGAATACATCACCCTCGTCAGGCAGATCGGGGCCGGCATCGGAACGCTCGGAGAGCTTAGAGATCGGCCGGTTTTAGAAGAGGAGCTGGCGAAACTCCGGGAGATTGATCCGGAGATTCTTCTGATAGAGATTTTCGATCTGGCAACAGGCGCACCTCAGTTGATGGCCGGAAGCGGGACGGCAGTCAGTGGATTGAGTCCCCTGCCGGCTGAATCGGAAATCGAAATGATCCGGCGAGGGGATCCCGTGGCACATCTCGCGGAGCTGCGGGGACAGCTTTTTTGGGAAATCCAGGCGCCGGTCAGGATCGGAACGCAGGTTTCCGGCTTGGTCCTTGCCCAAATTTCCATGACGCGATTCGAAGCGCTGGTGGCGCGGGACCGCCTCCATGCCTTTCTGGTGACAGGGGCGGTCGCGGCGGTGATCTTGATTTTCCTGGTCTGGTATCTGCGCCAGAGGATCGGGCGGCCGATCGGGTCGCTGGTGGCCGAGATGGCCCGCGTGGAGGCGGGCGACCTGGAACGGCAGGTTTCAATCGAATCTCAAGACGAAATCGGCGCACTCGCGGCGCAATTTAACCGTATGCTTCTGCGGCTTCGGGAGGGAACCGAGGCGGTCCGGCAGCTAAATGAATCGCTGCAGGGGAGAATCGAGCGGGCCACCGCCGAAGTCAACCGGCGTTACGAAGAGCTGGTGCGGGTGAACCGGCGTCTCTCCGAAATGCAGCTCCGGCTGGCCGACAGCGAGCGGCTGGCCGCGGCGGGGCAGATGGCGGCGGCGCTGGCTCACAAGATCGGGACCCCGCTTCACTCGACCCTGGGGCACCTGCAACGCCTGAAGCGGGACACCTCGACGGAAAAACGGGAGGAGCGGCTGAAGATCATCGAGTCGCAGCTGGAGCGGATGGTTCAGAGCATCCAAGAGGTCCTCGAAAAGGTCCGCAAGCCGGCCCCTCGGATGGCGCCGGTGGAGATCAATCCCCTTTTACAGGGGCTGCTCGATTTGGTCATGCCGGGGCTGTCGTTCCGCGGCATCGAGATGCGGACCTCTTTTGAGGAGCGGCTGCCGGCGACGCTCGGGGACAATGGGGAGTTGCAGGAAGCGTTTCTCAATCTTCTCACCAATGCAATGGATGCCATGCCGAACGGCGGGCTCTTGCGCTTGGAGACCCGATCGAATGACGGAACGATCCGCGTCACGATCGCCGATACCGGCGTCGGAATCGCCGAAGCCGATCTGGAAAAGATTTTCGAGCCGTTCTTCTCGACGAAGGAACGGGGAAAGGGAACCGGTTTGGGGCTGAGCATCTGCCGGAACATTATCAGAGCGCACGGCGGGGAAATTGAAGCGGAGAGCCGCCGCGGCGCGGGGACGACATTGATCATTACACTGCCGGTGAGGGATCATGAGACGAAATGA
- a CDS encoding chloride channel protein: protein MAPVSKSSTTEGLPVAPALEAAHVPQRATRVDRRVVQVTFVAVLIALVAGVIAQGLAHLIDLITNIAFYGRFALTPVSPAGHQLGIFVLFVPVVGGILVGFMARYGSKSIRGHGIPEAMEQVLINQSRIPARMAFLKPISAAIAIGTGGPFGAEGPIIATGGALGSVVGQLLKTTADERKILLSAGAAAGMSATFGSPVSAVLLAIELLLFEFRPRSFIPVALASVTAAAVRMGFVGAAPAFAMPELAQPAGAAIASYIFLGAAVGVVSVYITRAVYAIEDGFEHLPIHWMWWPALGAVAVGVIGYAVPRTLGIGYENIEEILSGEITGQALVILFTFKFISWAVSLGSGTSGGTLAPLFTIGGGLGAALGSATLFLFPHIGLDVRVAALVGMAAIFAGASRALLASVVFAFETTMQPLGLLPLLGGCTAAYLVSSLLMKHTIMTEKIARRGVQVLTEYTVDSLAQILVRESASYPAVSLKADMTVEQVRSWVVLDLPESRHQGFPILDPEGHLIGVLTRRDLFDPNIPVTTPLKELIKRPPAVVFEEHTLREAADLMVEEDIGRLPVIKRSHPSKVVAMLTRSDLLLAHRKRLEEAHQMQQSIRWGKGPSASG from the coding sequence ATGGCTCCTGTATCGAAATCATCAACGACTGAAGGCCTGCCGGTCGCCCCTGCATTAGAGGCGGCGCATGTTCCCCAGCGGGCGACGCGGGTGGACCGGCGCGTCGTCCAGGTGACCTTCGTCGCCGTGCTTATCGCGCTTGTTGCGGGGGTGATTGCGCAAGGTCTCGCCCATTTGATCGATCTAATCACCAACATCGCCTTTTATGGCCGTTTTGCTTTGACGCCTGTTTCACCTGCAGGTCATCAACTTGGAATCTTTGTGCTCTTTGTCCCTGTCGTGGGTGGAATCTTGGTCGGTTTTATGGCGCGCTATGGCTCCAAGAGCATCCGCGGACACGGCATTCCGGAAGCGATGGAGCAGGTTCTGATCAATCAAAGCCGTATTCCGGCGCGGATGGCATTTCTCAAGCCGATCTCCGCCGCGATTGCGATTGGAACAGGAGGGCCGTTTGGCGCGGAGGGGCCGATTATCGCGACGGGCGGCGCGCTCGGCTCCGTGGTGGGTCAGCTCTTGAAAACGACCGCCGACGAACGGAAGATTCTTTTATCGGCCGGGGCGGCGGCCGGCATGTCGGCGACATTCGGCAGCCCTGTGTCGGCTGTCTTGCTGGCGATTGAGCTGTTGTTATTTGAATTTCGGCCCCGCTCCTTCATCCCGGTGGCATTGGCCAGTGTGACAGCGGCGGCGGTTCGAATGGGATTTGTCGGCGCGGCCCCCGCCTTTGCCATGCCTGAATTAGCCCAGCCCGCCGGGGCGGCGATCGCCTCTTACATTTTCCTGGGCGCCGCCGTCGGGGTGGTCTCCGTCTATATCACGCGTGCGGTCTATGCGATTGAAGATGGGTTCGAGCATTTACCCATTCATTGGATGTGGTGGCCGGCGCTCGGCGCGGTTGCCGTCGGCGTCATCGGTTATGCCGTGCCTCGAACCCTGGGGATCGGGTATGAAAATATTGAGGAGATCCTTTCAGGAGAGATCACCGGCCAAGCGCTGGTGATCCTTTTTACTTTTAAATTCATTTCATGGGCGGTCTCGCTTGGAAGCGGGACCTCCGGGGGAACGCTGGCTCCCTTGTTCACCATTGGAGGAGGCCTGGGAGCCGCTCTCGGAAGCGCGACCTTGTTTCTCTTTCCCCATATCGGGCTGGATGTGCGCGTCGCCGCTCTTGTCGGAATGGCGGCGATCTTCGCGGGAGCCTCCCGGGCGCTGCTGGCTTCCGTGGTCTTTGCCTTCGAGACGACCATGCAACCGCTGGGTCTGCTTCCGCTGCTGGGTGGATGCACAGCGGCCTATTTGGTTTCGAGCCTGCTCATGAAGCATACGATTATGACGGAAAAAATTGCGCGCCGCGGAGTCCAGGTCCTCACCGAATATACGGTTGATTCCCTAGCGCAGATACTCGTTCGAGAGAGCGCTTCATACCCGGCCGTCTCGCTTAAAGCCGATATGACGGTCGAGCAGGTTCGCTCCTGGGTTGTTTTAGATCTTCCAGAGAGCCGTCATCAAGGGTTTCCCATATTAGACCCAGAGGGCCATCTTATCGGCGTCTTAACCCGGCGCGACTTGTTTGATCCCAACATTCCTGTGACGACACCACTCAAGGAACTTATTAAACGGCCGCCGGCTGTCGTCTTTGAAGAGCATACCCTTCGTGAAGCGGCCGACTTGATGGTCGAAGAGGATATCGGACGGCTTCCTGTAATCAAGCGATCCCATCCATCCAAAGTCGTTGCCATGCTGACACGGAGTGACCTGCTGTTAGCACACCGCAAACGCCTCGAAGAAGCGCACCAAATGCAACAGAGTATCCGTTGGGGTAAAGGTCCATCCGCTTCGGGATAA
- a CDS encoding DUF481 domain-containing protein: protein MKYPIRLVVTFCLAIAIAVPLYAQETPPWMGNLELSYVETSGNTNAETMVVAGKVERTFAASKLSGEVKALYGKSEEITSDKNWIGILKYDRNITESTYGFLSQTVERNTPKGIEARYITLVGLGHYFVKTALDTLRAEAGLGYTRENPVSPLEDEGFPTARLFGGYIHAFTEKTRFEQTAEYTPSLQEAKDYLINEESAFITNLMGNLAFKISYAVVYDNQPPVGFGKYDRLFKTALLYTF from the coding sequence ATGAAATATCCGATCCGTCTTGTCGTCACGTTTTGTCTTGCGATTGCGATTGCCGTTCCGTTGTATGCTCAAGAAACGCCCCCCTGGATGGGAAACCTGGAGCTTTCTTATGTTGAGACCTCCGGGAACACGAACGCGGAAACGATGGTGGTGGCCGGCAAGGTAGAGCGCACCTTTGCCGCTTCGAAGCTATCGGGGGAGGTGAAGGCGCTTTATGGAAAAAGTGAGGAGATCACCTCCGATAAGAACTGGATCGGCATCCTCAAATATGATCGGAACATTACCGAAAGTACATACGGCTTTCTTTCGCAGACGGTCGAGCGGAACACGCCGAAGGGGATCGAGGCCCGTTATATCACGCTCGTCGGTTTGGGTCATTATTTCGTGAAGACCGCCTTGGACACCTTGCGGGCGGAGGCCGGTCTTGGTTATACCCGAGAGAACCCGGTCTCTCCCTTGGAGGATGAAGGTTTTCCGACAGCCCGCCTCTTCGGCGGCTATATCCATGCCTTCACGGAGAAGACCCGATTCGAGCAGACGGCGGAGTACACGCCGAGCTTACAGGAGGCGAAAGATTACCTGATCAACGAGGAGTCGGCCTTCATCACGAACCTGATGGGAAACCTCGCCTTCAAGATTTCCTACGCCGTCGTCTACGACAACCAGCCTCCCGTCGGGTTCGGGAAATATGATCGTCTTTTTAAGACGGCGCTGCTCTATACGTTTTGA
- a CDS encoding polymer-forming cytoskeletal protein, with the protein MKANIRKGIQRRWVKGVLPFFVVMILGIIFLRPLSAAAEEGSPDSSNRVVTLRADQTVNGDYFAFGDVVEILGTVHGDVYAAGGKVRVAGKISGDLLAAGGEIDIEGKVDQDARIAGGEITLSGNIGRNLTIAGGRIILADPSAVQGNVISAGDLVISNQIHGNVKAMAGNLQITSTAAVGGDISYRSPQPARIAEGAEIGGTVMRRTPHEMFDFSPGRMIGVMAGLIFFFKMISFVSTLLLGLLLIFLFPGFSRAVVSTLREKPLASLGWGLVWLIVTPVVLIALLATVVGIPLALILFPLYFISLYLARIGIILWAGTAILERMGKQGHPGWGLLIGLFLYMLLTLIPGPGGLISLLAILFGLGAALLTLRAQYAAA; encoded by the coding sequence ATGAAAGCGAATATCAGAAAGGGGATTCAACGAAGGTGGGTGAAGGGGGTTCTGCCGTTTTTTGTCGTGATGATTTTGGGGATAATTTTTTTGCGCCCCCTCTCAGCCGCGGCCGAGGAAGGGTCGCCGGACAGCTCCAACAGGGTCGTCACCCTCCGGGCCGATCAAACGGTGAACGGTGATTATTTTGCTTTTGGGGATGTGGTCGAGATTTTGGGGACGGTTCATGGCGACGTCTACGCGGCGGGGGGAAAGGTCCGAGTCGCAGGGAAGATCTCCGGCGATCTGCTGGCCGCCGGCGGGGAGATCGATATCGAGGGGAAGGTCGATCAAGACGCCCGGATCGCAGGGGGCGAGATCACCCTCTCGGGCAACATCGGAAGAAACCTCACGATCGCAGGCGGCCGGATCATTCTGGCCGATCCCTCGGCGGTTCAAGGGAACGTCATCTCCGCCGGCGATCTCGTGATCTCCAATCAGATTCACGGAAATGTAAAGGCGATGGCGGGGAATCTCCAAATTACCTCGACGGCAGCGGTCGGCGGGGATATCTCCTACCGGAGTCCTCAGCCGGCGCGGATCGCGGAGGGGGCGGAGATCGGCGGGACGGTGATGCGGCGGACGCCGCATGAGATGTTCGACTTTTCTCCCGGCCGGATGATAGGGGTGATGGCCGGTCTGATTTTTTTCTTCAAAATGATCAGCTTCGTATCGACCCTCCTCCTCGGATTGCTGTTGATCTTTCTCTTTCCCGGGTTCAGCCGCGCGGTGGTCTCCACGCTGAGGGAGAAACCGTTGGCGTCGCTCGGCTGGGGACTGGTCTGGCTGATCGTTACCCCGGTCGTCCTCATCGCCCTCCTGGCGACGGTGGTCGGAATCCCGCTTGCCCTGATCCTCTTTCCCCTCTACTTTATCAGCCTCTACCTGGCGCGGATCGGGATCATTCTCTGGGCCGGCACCGCCATTCTGGAGCGGATGGGGAAGCAAGGACATCCGGGATGGGGATTACTCATCGGTCTCTTCCTTTATATGCTGCTGACGCTGATCCCGGGACCGGGCGGTCTCATCAGTCTTCTTGCGATTCTCTTCGGGTTGGGCGCGGCGCTTTTAACCTTGAGGGCGCAATACGCCGCCGCATGA
- a CDS encoding VCBS repeat-containing protein: MPFSKKLIFLLILSALFGCGRKEADDSVGVAVVPTFFKLPAGGEVQLSADVFGTLDKGVTWQINGPGSINPATGLYRSDPNFDSNRPTATIQAVSQDDPSAIGFAAITMTSSSKSSSDPAVPVGSRSLVMGGYTVRAGQTIDLNGDSLLDMVSVSRSGNLAVVFLGVGNGLFRKQAEISLGDPSGVTVGDFVNSEAFIADLAIGSRDERAVKIISGEAGSPHVAFPVTVTTHLLPGGVTPSALAAGQFHGDVASRNSDLIVGTEEGSIILFLQDRSTNQFSPQPSIAVGGKVTQMVTADFNGDELLDLAVLREGAGDVLVFPGDGAGAFSEPVSVSFSSPPTSLAVGDLNGDSLIDLAAAHQASSQVSTSNGTGDGTFLPAVYLPVDFPPGAIVVEDFNLDRINETPTRPGNPMLDIAVTLPSLREILVLFGDGTGKFIGKFNHSTGTTTPLTLISGFFLTGGFQSPQGFQSVSLVYLSETEDKFHLLNNISF; the protein is encoded by the coding sequence ATGCCGTTTTCAAAAAAGCTTATCTTTTTATTGATTCTTTCTGCGCTCTTCGGCTGCGGCCGGAAGGAGGCGGATGACAGTGTCGGTGTCGCGGTGGTCCCGACGTTCTTTAAACTTCCGGCCGGGGGAGAGGTGCAACTTTCGGCCGATGTGTTCGGGACCCTTGACAAAGGGGTGACCTGGCAGATCAACGGACCTGGAAGTATCAATCCCGCGACCGGCCTCTATCGATCGGATCCTAATTTCGATTCGAATAGACCGACCGCCACGATCCAGGCGGTCAGCCAGGATGATCCGAGTGCGATCGGTTTTGCGGCGATCACGATGACCTCTTCCTCGAAGTCGTCGAGCGATCCGGCGGTTCCGGTCGGATCCCGCAGCTTGGTCATGGGGGGATACACAGTCCGCGCGGGGCAGACGATTGACCTCAATGGGGATAGCCTGCTCGACATGGTTTCGGTGAGTCGTTCAGGAAATCTCGCGGTGGTCTTCCTGGGGGTCGGCAACGGCCTCTTTCGAAAACAGGCCGAGATTTCATTGGGCGACCCATCCGGCGTCACCGTCGGCGATTTTGTCAATTCGGAGGCCTTTATTGCCGATCTTGCGATCGGAAGCCGAGACGAGCGGGCGGTCAAGATCATCTCCGGAGAGGCGGGGAGCCCTCACGTCGCTTTCCCGGTGACCGTCACGACCCACTTACTCCCCGGCGGGGTAACCCCCTCGGCCCTGGCCGCCGGGCAGTTCCATGGCGATGTCGCAAGCCGAAATTCGGATCTGATCGTCGGAACCGAAGAAGGGTCGATCATCCTTTTTCTACAGGACCGGTCCACGAATCAATTTAGTCCGCAGCCTTCCATTGCCGTCGGCGGAAAAGTGACTCAGATGGTCACGGCCGATTTTAATGGGGATGAGCTTCTCGATCTGGCCGTCCTCCGTGAAGGGGCCGGCGATGTCCTCGTCTTCCCGGGCGACGGTGCCGGCGCCTTTTCCGAACCGGTCTCCGTCTCATTCTCATCGCCGCCGACGTCGCTTGCGGTGGGGGACTTGAACGGAGACAGCCTTATTGATTTGGCGGCGGCGCATCAGGCCTCCAGCCAAGTTTCGACCTCGAATGGGACAGGGGATGGGACGTTTTTGCCGGCCGTTTATCTCCCCGTTGACTTTCCGCCCGGAGCGATCGTCGTGGAAGATTTCAACCTCGACAGGATTAATGAAACCCCCACCCGACCGGGAAATCCGATGTTGGACATCGCCGTGACCCTTCCCTCTTTACGTGAAATTCTGGTTCTCTTCGGAGACGGCACCGGGAAGTTTATCGGAAAGTTTAATCACAGCACCGGCACCACGACCCCTCTGACTCTGATCTCCGGATTCTTTCTCACCGGGGGTTTCCAGAGCCCGCAAGGTTTTCAAAGCGTCAGCCTGGTCTATCTCAGCGAAACGGAAGACAAGTTTCACCTCCTCAACAACATCAGCTTCTAG